The DNA segment GAGTTGACTGCGGAAGGTGTCCGCCGAATCATACCGGTCATTTATCTTTCAGTCCCCCCCAAAGTCACGATCAAAGACCTTGCAAAGGCCATACTTGAAAAACTTCACGTGTTCGGCGTGAAAGGTGACACGGTAGACTTGACGAGGATGGTGATTAAAAACCTGAAAACTTGTCAGACGCGCGCCATCCTTCTCGACGAAATTCAACTATTTGCCAAACACAATCCCGCCAAGAGTGTCGAGGACGCAGCCGACTGGCTACGCAATCTTCTCGACCAAATCAATATAGCAGTGATTGTTGCCGGCACTCCGGAATGCAAGGAATTTATTTATGGAAGCAGCCTCCTTGCGCGACGGTATCCATACCTGGCGACCCTGGGCTATTTCAATTTCGACGACTCACCGGAATGCGACTACACCATTACTTTAAAAGAGCTAGACAAAAAAATGTATTCGATTGGGAATCTGCATAAGGGCGCTCACCTTACCGATTCCGGAATACGCATTCCTCTCTATGTCGCAACAAGCGGAAACCTTGAATACATTCGCCAGATCCTTCACTTAGTATTCTTGCACTGCCTACGGAATGAGGCATCTGGTCCTTGCATAAACGACTTCGCCATGAGCTGCTCTCTACTTGAGCTAAAACTAAATCTGGCCAAAACCAGAAATCCGTTCGAGATGAATCTCGCAGATAATCTTAATCTAATTGAGAGACATCAAAATGAAAGCCCTAAACTTCGTCGCCACCTCGCTGCCTAATGAGAGCCCAACCAGCCTATTAAATAGAACCGCTTACGCGAATGGCCATAAAAACTTTCGCAGGTTCAGGACCCATTACCTGGGCTACAGCGCCTTGGTCAGAGAATGCTTTATTCCGGATTTTCAAACAGTCAACTTCCTCAAAGAGGAAAGTGCCTCATACGCTGACAAAACCGTGGTAGCATTTTACCCAAGAACTTACGAGGCCACAAAGCACGCGCCCTTGATCGTCCATGGAATAAGAGTGCCACAAAAACTCCTGCGACTTGAGTACGCAGCGATTTGCCCGATATGCCTTCAGGAGGGTTGGGAGCGATACATCAAGGACATTCGCCTTGCTGATTACTGCCCTTATCATTGGGTCGAGTATATGACCGCCTGCCCAAACTGCCGAAAGCCTTTTGTCTGGTACAGACAAGAGGAATCAAAATGCGCGTGCGGCTTCGACATGCGCAGACTTCAACCAACGCCACTAAATCAGCCTCCTCTGGAGACCCAACTCTTAGACATATTCAAAGCTGGCGACCAACAAAGATTCAACAGACTTCTAGAGTCACTAATTGCCGTGGGCCATGATCGCACCAAAGGGCAGTTACCACACAACCGGAAGTTATTGGAAGCCGGCTTCGCCATATTGAATGGCAACGTCGAGGGGATCGTAAGCTATCTAAACTACTTATCGAGACGGCATCCTCA comes from the Pseudomonas sp. TCU-HL1 genome and includes:
- a CDS encoding TniB family NTP-binding protein is translated as MNAEIESRVDEFERQIVFFPPYRRAFELLNLAIESTKLRGIPTSTVISAPSGAGKTTLLNYFHDQFEAESEELTAEGVRRIIPVIYLSVPPKVTIKDLAKAILEKLHVFGVKGDTVDLTRMVIKNLKTCQTRAILLDEIQLFAKHNPAKSVEDAADWLRNLLDQINIAVIVAGTPECKEFIYGSSLLARRYPYLATLGYFNFDDSPECDYTITLKELDKKMYSIGNLHKGAHLTDSGIRIPLYVATSGNLEYIRQILHLVFLHCLRNEASGPCINDFAMSCSLLELKLNLAKTRNPFEMNLADNLNLIERHQNESPKLRRHLAA